GGATGCAATATTTACCGAAAGCGCACTTGTGCAAATTGCCGGTAGGGTCGGTCGAAGCACAGATTATCCAAGTGGTACTATTACCTTTTTTCATTATGGAAAAACGAAGGCGATGGTACGCGCATATCGGCAAATTACAACGATGAATCAGAAGGCCAGAAGACTAGGTTTGATAAATTGAACCTGCATGAGAATAAAGGAGGTCCGCTTATGCTAAATCAGCTATTACAGAACAGCACCTGTGTCATTTGCCATGAGGAAATAGCAATTGAAATGGGCTGGGTGCAGTTGTTTTCTAAGGAAACTGAATCATCTATATGTCATCAATGCCAGAATAGGTTAATCAAGATAAGTGGAGAAACCTGTAGAATTTGTGGTCGTTCCTTTGAAAATGGGGAATATTTATATAAGCGGGATGACCTCTGTTTTGACTGTGTTCGTTGGGAGGAGGACTCGGAATGGTCTGGCCTTTTGGCGAGCAACACCCCGCTCTATTCTTATAATGATTTTTTAAAAGAAAGCTTAGCTATGTTTAAGTTTCGTGGTGACTATATGATTATTCATGCTTTTTCTGATTTTCTTAAAATAAAGCTGAATGAGCTGAAACCAGATCTATATGTCCCAATCCCATTGAGTGCCGAACGCTTGTATGAACGCGGGTTCAACCAGGCAGAAGCGATGATAAAAGAAGCAGGACTCGTCCCAACGCATTTGCTTTCAAGGATTCACTCCGAGAAGCAATCGAAAAAATCTCGGTCTGAGCGAATCCAAATCCCGCAGGTGTTCTGCTTGGCTCAAGATGCTGCTCCAGAAGAAATCCAAGGGAAATCGATTCTACTTGTCGATGATATTTACACAACGGGTTCAACACTGCGCCATGCTGCAAAAATTTTAAATGATGCTGGTGCGGAAGTCGTAACATCGCTAACATTGGCAAGAGGTTAAATAAGAAAATAAACATTATTTGGAATGTCAAGGTTTTATCAGACATAACCATTAAAGAAAGCCTGTTCAAAAATTAGACACAATTAACCAGGGTTTTAGCAGGATTTAAAGGGGGTAAAATAGAAATAGATTACATAGCTTTTATTACTACAGCATGGAAAATTGATTCGAGTTTAAAGTTGGCAGACTTTAGAGACAAGTTGTATACTCTAATCATAAGCTGTGCTCATTAACAAAAGGAGGAGTTACTTATGAACTACAGCATTCGTGGTGAAAACATTGAGGTTACTCCAGCAATAAGAGAATATGTAGAGAAAAAAATTGGAAAATTGGAGCGTTATTTTACAGAGACCCCAAATGCACAAGTGCATGTTAACCTCAAAGTATATAGCGACAAGAAGTCTAAAGTAGAAGTAACCATTCCAATGACGCAACTAGTGTTACGCGCAGAGGAAGCAAATGAAGATATGTATGCAGCGATTGACTTAATTGCAGATAAATTAGAACGACAAATTCGCAAGCATAAAACCAAAGTTAACCGAAAATTCAGGGAAAAAGGCGGACTGACTTCAATGTTCAACGTTTTAGACGAGAACAAAGAAGCTCCTGTTGTGGAAGATGATCTGGATTTAGAGCTTGTCCGTACGAAGCGTTTTGACCTTAAGCCAATGGATAGTGAAGAAGCCATTCTACAAATGAATCTGTTAGGTCACAGCTTCTATGTATTTACGAATTCTCAAACTCACAACACTAACGTCGTTTACAAGCGTAAAGACGGTCGCTATGGATTAATTGAAGCACAATAACCAAATATTAGTGTGAATCTGGCACAGTCCTAAGTTCGCTTAGGGCTGTGTCTTATTTAGACTCGAAATTTCTTACATCCGAAGCTATTTCTACAGAAAATTTAAAAACCTCCTATAGAATTCTGCAATTCAAACTAGGTATTTTCCTCCCTCACCCCAGTGAGCAATCATATCCTCAATCCTAAGAAATGGCTGCTGTACAGCAAAAAAATTCCACTATTGTAGTGTAAATAAACCCATTTTTAAAATCCATCATGGTTATGAACAACTTTAGTTATTATAATAATAATGGAAGGTTCGATAAAATAAGGGGTTTCCCCATAGAAAGAAACACGTTCCGCAAAGGAAACTAGAAGGGTGAGCGAGCTTAATGAAGCAAGTTGATATATTTTTGGCTTTTTTTCGAGTAGGGGTGCTCGGATATGGTGGCGGTCCGTCCTCGATTCCATTAGTACATAAAGAGGTAGTCGAGCGGTATAAATGGATGAATTCGGATGAATTTAGCGATATTTTGGCACTTGGAAATGCCTTACCTGGACCCATTAACACGAAAATGGCGGGTTACATTGGCTACCTGGGTCGGCGGGATGCTTGGGATGATAAATGCTGTACTTGCAACGGTAGTACCAAGCATTATCCTCGTGATTTTACTGTTAACCGTCCTTAATGCATATAAGGATAAACCATGGGTTAGTGGAATGTCACAAGCAGTTGTACCTGTTGTGGCGGTGATGCTCGGCACGTTAACATGGGATTTTTACAAAAAGTCGGCTCAGTCTAATTTGGGAAAGCGCTGGACCGTTTTGCTGATTATCGGCAGCTTCATTTTACTTCAGCTGGTGGGGCTTCATCCGGCCATCATCATCTTTGCACTGTTAATTGGAGCATTGGCACTGAAAAATAAAAACAAAACATCTGAACCAATGAAGAAGGTGCTAGGCAAATGATTTATATTAACCTCTTTTTAGCCTTTTTCATTCCTGGAATTCTTGGCTATGGTGGTGGCCCGTCCTTTATCCCGCTTATTGAAGCAGAGGTGGTTGACCGGTACCATTGGCTTTCCGTCAATGAATTTAGTGAGGTTTTGGCAATAGGGAACTCTCTCCCAGGTCCAATTGCGACGAAAATGGCCGGCTATATCGGCTATGATGTGGCTGGAGTGCTCGGTTCGATCATTGCCGTTTTCGCGACGGTAGCGCCTTCGTTAATTTTGATGATTACCTTGCTTAGCTTGTTAATGAAGTTTAAAAACTCCCCACGAGTCAAAAGAATGACTATGGTTGTGCGCCCGGTGATTGCCGTTTTACTAGGAATAATGACTTATGATCTTATTTTTTCATCTTATGAAAGTTCAGGCTGGATTCACACAATTTTTATCGGTGCTTTAAGCTTCTTTCTTATGGAAAAAGTAAAGGTGCATCCTGCGTTTGTTATTGCTGGGGCATTAGTATATGGGGGATTTTTTTTATCATAATGTAGAACGCCAACTCTTGAGAGGAGTCGGCGTTTTTTGTGGTTTTTCTGGCATGGCCTTTTTAATTTAGAATAATTAAAATGTACGGATAAACAGCGAGAATTTTCGGATAGCAAGCGGGAATCTACGGATAGCGAGCGAGGATTTACGGATAGAAAGTAAGAATCCTCGGATAGAAAGAAAAAATCTACTGATAGAACAAGAATCCTCGGGTAGAAAGAGGAGATCTACGGATAAAAAGTAAGAATCCCGGATAGGCTCCGGATAGTGAGCGAGAATCCCTAGCTAGACAGGAGAAAATTGCAGTTAAGAGCAAAATTTCAGTTGATTAAGCAGCAATAAAACAATTTAATGCTTCCTACCTCAATCAACCACCTCATACGCTGTTCCTTTTGTGCGGATTTCAAATCAAATTCTTACTATCATCAGTGCCCTTCCAATGGCGTCCGTTTTCCCTTATTCCGACCAGACAAAAACCAGCCTCCGATTGCGATTAGAAGGAGGATTACCCAAAAGCTGAGCTTCCAGCCGCCACTCTTAGGGAATTTTTCATAAATAATTCCGATATCAGGGTGTGCTAATGTGTAGACTGCAAGCTTCACTCCAACCCAGCCGACAATTAAGAAAGCAGCCGTTTCCAGTCCAGGTCGCGAGTGTAGGATTTTTGTGAAAAATGTAGCAGCAAAACGCATGATAACAAGCCCGATGATTCCGCCTGCTAAAATAACGATAAACTGACCGCCATCAAGGCCGCCGATTTGAGGTAAATTCGTTTCCGGCAATGCAACTGCAAGGGCGACCGCTGCCAAAATCGAATCGACCGCAAAGGCTAAATCAGCTAATTCGACCTTTAAGACAGTCATCCAGAAGTTGCTTTCCTTTTCGTCTTTTTGTACATGATCTTCTTTTTCACGCTTTAGAACATACCGTTTGACGATATGATTAAGTGAAATAAAGATTAAGTACACTGCTCCAACTGCTTGAACCTGCCAAACATCAGCTAGAAACGAGATAATAAAGAGCGAAATAAATCGGAAGACAAAGGCACCAGCAAGCCCATAAAATAGAGCTTTCTTTCGTGTTGTTTCTGGGAGAGGCTTGACCATAATCGCGATCACTAATGCGTTATCCGCAGCTAAAATCCCCTCGAGACCAATCAATACTAATAAGACCCAACCATATTCGAGCAATAAACCTGCATCCATATCTTGCGCTCCTTTCAGTAGCACATGCTCTTATTAGTGTATTTAGAAGGGCGAAATTCATTCAAAAAAGAGAAATTGAGGTTCGTTTCTATCGGAAAACGTGGTATTAGTCCGTATTTTTGGTTCTTTTTTGGTAATGAAAATAGCCCAGTTCAGAATAATCTGCGCTAGGATTTTGTCCACGGACATACAAGCCCTTATTTTGCTAAAATCCCCCTGTTTCTAAACTTAAGCGGACACAGGAGCCCTTATTTATATAAAAACCACAGAAGGATGCCAATTAATGATCAAATAACGAACCTGATGTCCTCGTAGCATATCAAAACACCCCATTTTGTAAAAATAGGGGAACAGATGTCCGCTCAACAAATCGCAGGATTACTTCGCCAATCATCGTACCTAAAAAATCCCAGGAGTCCATTGCACCCATGCAAATATCATATCCGCATGAAAAAAGACTAACAAATTATCAAACAATTTGTTAGTCTTTTATTGCCATCGGTTACGGAAACCGTTCCCCGACTAGGCTCTCTTTAATTACTCATACTTGCCATGGCAGTTCTTATATTTCTTGCCGCTACCGCAGTAGCAAGGGTCATTGCGGCCAAGTTGTTCTTTTTTGACAACTGGTTTTTTCTTAACGGTTTCTCCATCTTCTTTTGGATTAACGGCGTGCCCTTTTGCAACCTCTTCACGTTGAAGATTGTTGCGGATTTCGGCTTTCATGATGTATTTTGCAGCTTCTTCTTCGATTGATTCAACCATTGCTTCGAACATCGCAAATCCTTCAGATTGGTATTCGTTTAAAGGATTGATTTGGCCATAGGCACGAAGATGGATTCCTTGACGAAGCTGATCCATTGCATCGATGTGATCCATCCATTTTGAATCAACAGAACGAAGCAGGATGACTTTTTCAAATTCGCGCATTTGCTCTTCAGATAGCTGTTCTTCTTTTTCAGCGTAGCGCTCTTTTACTTTTTCAAAAATAACATCCTTCATTTCTTCTGGTTCTTTGCCTTCTAGGTCTGCTAAGACAATGTCAACCTCACGAAGCAGGTTGGCATGGACATAGTCAACGATACCTTGCAGGTTCCATTCTTCCTCATCTTCTGTTGGTGGAGTATGAGCATCCACGTTACGAGCAATCGAGGCAATGATCATATTTTGAACGATGTCGCGCAGGTTTTCTGAATCAAGGACATCATTACGCTGCTTGTAAATGATTTCGCGCTGCTGACGCAATACATCGTCGTATTGTAAAAGCTGTTTACGGGCGTCAAAGTTGTTGCCTTCAACACGTTTTTGGGCAGATTCAACTGCTTTGGATACCATTTTGCTTTGGATTGGCTGTGAATCATCCATGCCCATCTTTTGCATCATGGCTTTCATATTATCAGAACCAAAGCGGCGCATCAGTTCGTCTTCCATAGAAAGGTAGAATTGAGTTACCCCTGGGTCTCCTTGACGTCCAGAACGTCCGCGGAGCTGATTATCAATCCGGCGTGACTCGTGTCGTTCAGTACCAACAACCGCAAGACCACCAAGTTCAATAACGCCTTCGCCAAGCTTAATGTCTGTACCACGACCCGCCATGTTGGTCGCAATCGTAACGGCACCTTTTTGGCCGGCTTCCATAATAATTTCAGCTTCTCGGCCATGGTTTTTCGCATTCAGGACGTTGTGGCGTACACCTTTTTTGATTAACAGACTGGAAATAAGCTCAGATGTTTCAATTGCAACCGTACCGACAAGGACTGGCTGCCCTTTTTTATGGCGGTCGGCAATATCTTCAACCACCGCATTGAACTTACCAGTCATAGACGCAAAAATTAAATCGGGACGGTCATCACGGATAATTGGCTGGTTAGTTGGAATCGCAACAACATTCATATTATAAATATTGCGGAATTCCTCTTCCTCCGTTTTTGCTGTACCAGTCATCCCCGCCAGCTTCTCATACATCCGGAAATAGTTCTGGAATGTAATGGTTGCGAGAGTCATGCTTTCATTTTGAATCTCAAGACCTTCTTTTGCCTCGATGGCTTGATGCAGGCCTTCACTGTAACGGCGCCCTTTCATAAGACGGCCGGTGAACTGGTCGACAATGATGATTTCGCCTTCTTGGACAACATAGTCCACATCAAGATGCATGCTGACATTCGCTTTTAGAGCCTGATTTATATGATGATTCAGCGTAACATGTGAGTAGTCGAACAGGTTATCAATTCCAAATGCTTTTTCAGCCTTGGTGATTCCTTCCTCTGTCAGCATGACGCCTTTTGTTTTCTCATCGTACGTATAGTCTGCTTCTTTTTTCAATGTACGGACGAAAGCATTAGCTTGAATATATAATGCCGTTGACTTTTGTGCTGAACCTGGAAATGATAAGCGGTGTCCGAGCTTCATCAATTAGGATGGAGTCAACCTCGTCAATGACGGCATAGTGAAGCGGCCGTTGAACCTTTTGGTTATTATAAAGGACCATGTTATCCCGTAGGTAATCAAAGCCATACTCATTGTTTGTTCCATATGTGATGTCTGCTGCATAGGCTGCTTGCTTTTCTTCCTTTGACATTCCGTTGAGGTTTAAGCCGACAGTTAGTCCAAGGAATTCGTATAGCTGCCCCATTTCAGTTGCGTCACGACTAGCTAAATATTCATTGACGGTTACGACATGAACAC
The DNA window shown above is from Bacillus sp. T3 and carries:
- the hpf gene encoding ribosome hibernation-promoting factor, HPF/YfiA family produces the protein MNYSIRGENIEVTPAIREYVEKKIGKLERYFTETPNAQVHVNLKVYSDKKSKVEVTIPMTQLVLRAEEANEDMYAAIDLIADKLERQIRKHKTKVNRKFREKGGLTSMFNVLDENKEAPVVEDDLDLELVRTKRFDLKPMDSEEAILQMNLLGHSFYVFTNSQTHNTNVVYKRKDGRYGLIEAQ
- a CDS encoding TerC family protein, producing MDAGLLLEYGWVLLVLIGLEGILAADNALVIAIMVKPLPETTRKKALFYGLAGAFVFRFISLFIISFLADVWQVQAVGAVYLIFISLNHIVKRYVLKREKEDHVQKDEKESNFWMTVLKVELADLAFAVDSILAAVALAVALPETNLPQIGGLDGGQFIVILAGGIIGLVIMRFAATFFTKILHSRPGLETAAFLIVGWVGVKLAVYTLAHPDIGIIYEKFPKSGGWKLSFWVILLLIAIGGWFLSGRNKGKRTPLEGH
- a CDS encoding ComF family protein, which encodes MLNQLLQNSTCVICHEEIAIEMGWVQLFSKETESSICHQCQNRLIKISGETCRICGRSFENGEYLYKRDDLCFDCVRWEEDSEWSGLLASNTPLYSYNDFLKESLAMFKFRGDYMIIHAFSDFLKIKLNELKPDLYVPIPLSAERLYERGFNQAEAMIKEAGLVPTHLLSRIHSEKQSKKSRSERIQIPQVFCLAQDAAPEEIQGKSILLVDDIYTTGSTLRHAAKILNDAGAEVVTSLTLARG
- a CDS encoding chromate transporter — encoded protein: MIYINLFLAFFIPGILGYGGGPSFIPLIEAEVVDRYHWLSVNEFSEVLAIGNSLPGPIATKMAGYIGYDVAGVLGSIIAVFATVAPSLILMITLLSLLMKFKNSPRVKRMTMVVRPVIAVLLGIMTYDLIFSSYESSGWIHTIFIGALSFFLMEKVKVHPAFVIAGALVYGGFFLS